One Fusarium falciforme chromosome 1, complete sequence genomic window carries:
- a CDS encoding Fungal-trans domain-containing protein, protein MKFYAVAIGRTTGVFATWDEAKPQVNGYSGAKHKSFKSREEAQEFVDQHKIESDPVVGKVIFEEPEEKVAEWMRSSPSPRSSRTRREDSPTNMADGTTQRGTRGPKKGYIKALKDRVSELEALLQSHVSTEQQQVEQPRESNSEGLYDMILPTPSTGLSDEPLNKDIPFWLPETTENAEAFTGHLAELTSASMLSLTSSNYPQITSMMHAELDQLYFDRVHPSIPILHQRRYLSWSKASHKTTSRICLQHTTWALASLLSTQFTHLTESLYQTAKQMLESLSLESKDPHSHDTELVQAWALIAIYESMRTYHQQAWMSAGRAFRLVQAFHFHELDMPIKVDLTPPPEVDTFIESEEKRRVFWMAYFLDHLFSMRNDWPVTLNEHVICTRLPAPESEFQSGQFALGRFLSEAMTDSSLTTSSPFNECLILATICGRSLMHHHQDKVSKAYGDLGSEWEQQRQWLDHILTTRLEALSDRYPSPTEAHDPLLLFANILGQTTVVYHCKGIIESTANSSTFENSNSEYLEIQSRAVAATKDIVSLAKAMSELHFSKIHPLMPIPLFICAEFLYDHSSKQEAFQLCLQELVSIFYGLTNVNNHEQTYVDLLPRSCISKTKELLKHGIGASTVEA, encoded by the exons ATGAAGTTCTATGCCGTCGCTATTGGTAGAACCACGGGAGTTTTCGCAACTTGGGA TGAGGCGAAACCCCAGGTAAACGGCTACAGTGGTGCAAAACACAAATCATTCAAGTCGAGAGAGGAGGCCCAGGAGTTTGTGGATCAACACAAGATAGAGAGTGATCCAGTCGTCGGAAAGGTCATCTTTGAGGAGCCTGAGGAGAAAGTCGCTGAATGGATGAGAAGCTCGCCCAGCCCAAGATCCAGCCGTACTAGGCGCGAAGACAGCCCGACCAACATGGCCGATGGA ACGACGCAGCGCGGTACACGAGGGCCAAAGAAAGGCTACATAAAGGCCTTGAAAGATCGAGTATCGGAGCTTGAGGCCCTCCTACAGAGTCATGTTAGCACCGAACAGCAGCAGGTGGAACAACCACGAGAGTCTAATTCAGAAGGCCTCTACGACATGATATTGCCGACACCGTCCACAGGACTTTCGGATGAACCACTGAATAAGGATATCCCGTTCTGGCTGCCAGAGACGACTGAAAATGCCGAGGCCTTTACTGGTCACTTGGCTGAGTTGACGTCGGCTTCAATGCTCTCTCTGACCTCTTCCAATTATCCACAGATTACGAGCATGATGCACGCTGAACT GGATCAACTCTACTTCGACCGTGTGCATCCGTCTATACCCATTCTCCACCAGAGACGATACTTATCTTGGTCCAAGGCATCTCACAAGACCACATCACGTATTTGCCTTCAACATACTACATGGGCACTAGCATCTCTCCTCTCGACCCAATTCACCCATCTGACGGAATCGCTTTACCAAACCGCTAAGCAGATGTTGGAGTCTCTCAGCCTGGAGAGCAAAGACCCCCATAGTCACGACACAGAGCTCGTACAAGCATGGGCGCTGATAGCTATATACGAGTCGATGCGTACATATCATCAACAAGCATGGATGAGCGCTGGCCGAGCCTTTCGCTTAGTTCAAGCATTTCATTTCCATGAGCTTGATATGCCGATCAAGGTAGATCTTACTCCCCCGCCGGAAGTCGACACATTCATCGAAAGTGAGGAGAAACGGCGCGTATTTTGGATGGCTTACTTCCTTGATCACCTGTTCAGCATGCGGAACGACTGGCCCGTTACTTTGAACGAGCATGTA ATCTGCACTCGTCTACCGGCTCCAGAAAGTGAATTTCAAAGCGGCCAATTTGCCCTGGGTCGTTTCTTATCAGAAGCAATGACAGATTCCAGTCTGACCACATCATCTCCATTCAACGAGTGTCTCATCCTAGCCACTATCTGCGGTCGCAGTCTgatgcatcatcaccagGACAAAGTATCAAAAGCTTACGGTGATCTGGGCTCAGAATGGGAGCAGCAACGCCAATGGCTGGATCATATTCTCACGACCAGGCTTGAAGCATTATCTGACCGTTACCCATCTCCTACTGAGGCACACGATCCCCTCCTATTGTTTGCCAACATCCTCGGCCAGACCACGGTTGTGTACCATTGTAAGGGCATCATCGAGTCCACGGCCAACTCCTCGACCTTTGAAAATTCTAATTCCGAGTATCTCGAGATCCAGAGTCGCGCTGTAGCTGCCACCAAAGACATCGTCAGCCTTGCAAAAGCCATGAGCGAATTACATTTCTCCAAG ATTCACCCATTAATGCCAATTCCCTTATTCATCTGCGCTGAGTTTCTTTACGACCATTCTTCCAAGCAAGAGGCTTTTCAGCTATGTCTGCAAGAGTTGGTTTCCATCTTCTATGGGCTCACGAATGTGAACAACCATGAGCAGACCTACGTGGACTTATTACCTCGGTCATGCATCTCCAAAACGAAAGAGCTGCTCAAGCATGGTATTGGAGCTAGTACAGTTGAGGCATAA
- a CDS encoding C2H2-type domain-containing protein, producing the protein MEAVPANETPPSLSKSFNESTFIAEKKYDPVLGSDHDSISSVSADDSDTGSDSGSDGDDQPRHNRMPKIRLLVQQITDQIRSLYDLSSLLRRPRIADKYIRSVSSKSHTAASDTLPLMVCFSKLDESHAIEKILQWRGLTKSGQSLSCENEPPAEERHSLATDEVGNILWYCQRLARANTRRREQLRYWADHPYVSTQDKDTSSQTLPVLVKPPVKASEIKEELGSQASTLKLPSVKFPPAGPTSTVSKHSFSTAAASDFHDTKTNARPRTVYAPTNVGQGRSNAVPGPPKTDGKATFPCPRHVFRDLRPYICTFEHCQNPDKLYASRHEWIYHELQIHRRKYVCKECPKTSSSRTEMLAHVQEHYGESISPAHLDVILNLCDQQDDGMNGEEEECLVCGEELSFLALPGHLAMHMEDMALFILPNTQEDQDLGGTNDSVQVEKLSHSRSQISSLGFSAPGDYGQNPADFSKLLTSEEAGYSSKLTHWKVTHDPEVASLKALVQQLGDQDEKVRHAAVKALGSQPALPYEISEAMGARLECRDRNGLTVLSWAAKNGHEVTFERLIEKGADFESKDWYSHTILHWATMGGSEAIVRMLLELGANVNSRSDDGESSLHYAAWGGNEAIVRMLLELGANVNSRNDDGESPLYCAAWGGNEAIVRMLLELGADFESKTEDGKSPLHFAAWNGNEAIVRILLELGADFESKTEDGKLPLHYAAWNGNEAIVRMLLEIGADAQMKDNRGDTALSLATGNGDEAIIQLLQQHADSPASRQSSKTYHSVPYNAEDVTAGISSAEINLNSVPTLYKKVGQDWHAVFNPKLQRDLDVDLVHVLEHSFPVTSVRFSHDGMHIATSSHRTARIFDIQTGEQVCVLDHNTPHTDHSIYISSVTFSPDDNYLATGGDHGMVCLWDIESGTVLAQLEGRKGEIHAIEFSPDGRSIISGASDGTVRLWDVNTRANTRTLSTGDMIVSITFSPDMQLIASGSENGSVKVWDASTGARLMRLEGHEKSVLSVAFSPDGNTLVSASFDQTIKMWHPIQTQGTWGVKCIKSLQGHTNDLNSVSFTPDGNGLLSGSRESSLQFWDTKTGMAQFRLQGHTDTIYSVAVSPRGGIFATASADGEARVWLYGPYQAEGT; encoded by the exons ATGGAGGCCGTCCCAGCCAACGAGACTCCGCCGTCTCTCTCCAAGTCATTTAATGAGT CAACATTTATCGCCGAGAAAAAGTACGACCCCGTTCTTGGGTCAGACCACGATTCAATCAGCAGCGTCAGCGCCGACGACTCGGATACTGGCTCCGACTCTGGTTcagatggtgatgaccaACCTCGGCATAACAGGATGCCAAAGATCCGTCTACTCGTTCAGCAAATCACAGATCAGATTCGGTCGCTATATGACCTGTCCTCCTTGCTTCGGCGGCCCAGGATAGCAGACAAATACATTCGCTCTGTCAGTTCCAAGTCACACACAGCCGCATCGGACACGCTGCCGCTCATGGTTTGCTTCAGCAAGTTAGATGAGAGTCACGCCATAGAAAAGATACTGCAGTGGCGCGGCTTGACCAAGAGCGGGCAGAGCCTCAGCTGTGAGAATGAGCCCCCTGCTGAAGAGAGACACAGCTTGGCAACTGACGAGGTCGGTAACATTCTGTGGTACTGCCAACGACTCGCAAGGGCGAACACGAGGCGCCGAGAGCAGCTTCGGTACTGGGCCGATCATCCGTATGTTTCCACGCAGGACAAAGACACCTCGTCCCAGACCTTGCCGGTCTTGGTAAAGCCTCCTGTCAAAGCATCAGAAATCAAGGAGGAGTTAGGAAGCCAAGCATCCACCCTCAAACTGCCGAGCGTCAAGTTCCCGCCAGCAGGCCCAACGTCAACCGTGTCCAAGCATAGCTTCTCCACAGCTGCCGCCTCAGATTTCCACGATACCAAGACAAATGCTCGGCCGCGGACAGTCTACGCTCCCACGAATGTTGGCCAAGGCAGGTCCAACGCTGTCCCGGGCCCCCCCAAGACGGACGGCAAAGCGACCTTTCCATGTCC GCGCCATGTATTCCGTGATCTCCGTCCATACATCTGCACATTCGAACACTGCCAGAATCCTGACAAGTTGTACGCCAGCCGCCACGAGTGGATATACCACGAGCTCCAGATTCACCGGCGCAAGTATGTCTGCAAAGAGTGCCCCAAGACATCTTCTAGCAGGACGGAAATGTTAGCACATGTCCAGGAGCACTATGGAGAATCAATCTCACCGGCGCATTTGGATGTGATTCTGAATCTCTGCGATCAACAAGATGATGGTATGAAtggtgaggaagaggaatgCCTAGTGTGTGGAGAGGAGCTCTCGTTTCTGGCGTTGCCGGGACATTTAGCCATGCATATGGAGGATATGGCTCTCTTCATCTTGCCCAACACCCAAGAAGATCAGGACTTGGGGGGAACCAACGACTCGGTGCAAGTGGAAAAACTCAGCCATTCCAGGTCGCAGATAAGCAGCCTCGGCTTTTCTGCACCTGGAGATTATGGACAGAACCCAGCCGACTTCTCCAAGCTACTCACCAGCGAGGAAGCGGGGTATAGCTCCAAGCTTACCCACTGGAAAGTTACTCACGATCCAGAAGTGGCATCGTTGAAAGCCCTGGTCCAACAACTGGGAGACCAGGACGAGAAAGTCAGACATGCTGCTGTTAAAGCCTTGGGCAGCCAGCCAGCTTTGCCATATGAGATCAGCGAAGCCATGGGGGCAAGATTGGAATGCCGGGACCGTAATGGCCTGACGGTGCTATCGTGGGCCGCCAAGAATGGCCATGAGGTCACCTTCGAGCGACTCATCGAGAAGGGGGCCGATTTTGAGTCCAAGGACTGGTATAGCCACACGATTCTACATTGGGCCACCATGGGTGGAAGCGAGGCCATCGTCAGAATGCTGCTTGAGTTAGGAGCTAATGTTAACTCCAGGAGTGACGATGGAGAGTCGTCCCTACATTACGCCGCCTGGGGTGGGAATGAGGCCATCGTCAGAATGCTGCTTGAGTTAGGAGCTAATGTTAACTCCAGGAATGACGATGGAGAGTCGCCCCTATATTGCGCCGCCTGGGGTGGGAATGAGGCCATCGTCAGAATGCTGCTTGAGTTGGGAGCCGATTTTGAGTCCAAGACTGAGGATGGAAAGTCACCTCTGCATTTCGCCGCCTGGAATGGCAACGAGGCCATCGTCCGAATACTGCTTGAGTTAGGAGCCGATTTTGAGTCCAAGACTGAGGATGGAAAGTTACCTCTGCATTACGCCGCCTGGAATGGAAACGAGGCCATCGTCCGAATGCTCTTGGAGATAGGAGCTGACGCCCAAATGAAAGACAACAGGGGCGACACGGCGCTGTCACTAGCCACCGGGAACGGCGATGAGGCCATCATCCAGCTTTTGCAGCAGCATGCGGACTCCCCAGCGAGTCGCCAGTCGTCCAAGACCTACCATTCAGTTCCGTATAATGCTGAGGACGTCACCGCTGGCATCTCTTCTGCCGAGATCAACCTCAACTCCGTGCCTACTCTCTACAAGAAGGTTGGGCAAGATTGGCATGCCGTCTTTAACCCCAAACTGCAACGAGATCTCGACGTCGATCTAGTCCACGTACTTGAACATTCCTTTCCTGTCACCAGCGTGCGGTTCAGTCACGATGGCATGCACATAGCGACTAGCAGTCACCGCACAGCCCGAATTTTCGACATACAGACTGGTGAGCAGGTGTGTGTCCTGGATCACAATACTCCCCATACGGACCacagtatatatataagcagCGTGACCTTCAGCCCTGATGATAACTACCTGGCTACGGGTGGCGATCATGGTATGGTTTGC TTATGGGACATCGAATCTGGTACAGTCTTAGCCCAACTCGAGGGGCGTAAGGGGGAGATCCACGCGATAGAATTCTCTCCTGATGGAAGAAGTATTATTTCAGGTGCTAGCGATGGGACTGTCCGTTTGTGGGATGTCAACACCCGGGCTAACACCCGTACCCTCTCCACTGGAGACATGATCGTATCCATCACCTTTTCACCCGATATGCAACTTATCGCTTCAGGATCAGAAAACGGAAGCGTAAAGGTCTGGGACGCCAGCACAGGCGCACGTCTGATGCGCCTTGAAGGACACGAAAAATCTGTTCTTTCGGtcgccttctcgcccgaTGGCAACACCCTTGTCTCAGCCAGCTTCGACCAAACTATCAAGATGTGGCATCCCATTCAAACTCAAGGCACATGGGGAGTGAAGTGTATCAAGTCTCTCCAAGGCCACACAAACGATCTCAACTCTGTTTCATTCACCCCTGACGGAAACGGGCTGCTCTCGGGGTCTAGGGAGAGTAGTTTGCAGTTCTGGGATACAAAAACAGGCATGGCACAATTCAGGCTTCAAGGTCATACGGATACAATTTATTCGGTTGCCGTTAGCCCCAGGGGAGGCATCTTCGCCACTGCCTCTGCCGACGGGGAGGCTCGTGTTTGGTTGTACGGTCCGTACCAGGCAGAGGGAACCTAG
- a CDS encoding MFS domain-containing protein, with product MTSKTFNSVGQELAAVLPPNDKPWYKKRNQVFLNFCLISLFLLSSGNGYDGTMLNGCLALPHWQSFMEHPTGAWLGFISGAQNLGSIVFYPVVAHLSNRLGRKPTIFIGYFFLCLGVGLQTGAINPSMFVASRVVVGIASAFFGGCVPLLMTETAYPTHRGVLTSLYMCGWYVGSFLAAWSTFGTRNYDNDWSWRIPSVLQLLLPVIVLPGLFLVPESPRFLASKERYNEARAFLVKYHAEGDENSLLATFELEEITRTIQMERDFQKSSSYGQMLATPGNRKRTFITVFLGVFDQWAGQNVAGYYLAPVLTTIGVTTVTDQTLVNGFLQIWNLICALTGAFNVDRVGRRPLFLAATAGMLVSYILITALSATFAKGGSAAVGTAVVPFLFLMYGCFSLAFTPLMVAYPVEIWQYDLRARGLSTMWVSTAIAVFFNIFINPIALEAIA from the exons ATGACTTCCAAAACTTTCAATAGTGTGGGGCAAGAGCTTGCTGCCGTTCTGCCCCCAAACGACAAACCATGGTACAAGAAACGAAATCAAGTCTTTCTCAACTTCTGTCTCATTAGTCTTTTTCTCCTTTCTTCTGGCAATGGCTACGACGGCACCATGCTTAACGGCTGTCTCGCCCTTCCGCATTGGCAGTCCTTCATGGAACATCCAACCGGGGCGTGGCTCGGGTTCATCAGCGGTGCCCAGAACCTTGGCTCTATCGTCTTCTATCCCGTCGTCGCACACCTATCCAATCGCCTCGGTCGAAAACCAACCATCTTTATCGGCTACTTCTTCCTATGTCTCGGCGTTGGCTTGCAGACCGGGGCTATAAACCCATCCATGTTTGTTGCTTCACGAGTTGTTGTTGGCATTGCGAGCGCCTTTTTTGGCGGATGCGTGCCTCTGCTCATGACAGAAACGGCATACCCCACCCATCGTGGAGTTCTCACGAGTCTCTACATGTGTGGGTGGTATGTTG GTTCCTTCCTTGCCGCTTGGTCTACGTTCGGTACCCGCAATTACGATAATGATTGGAGTTGGCGCATCCCATCTGTCCTACAGCTACTCCTCCCAGTAATTGTTCTTCCGGGACTGTTCCTGGTGCCCGAGTCTCCACGCTTTCTGGCCTCCAAAGAACGTTACAACGAGGCTCGCGCCTTTCTCGTCAAGTACCATGCAGAAGGTGACGAGAATTCACTTCTAGCAACAtttgagcttgaggagatCACGCGAACCATCCAGATGGAACGTGACTTTCAGAAGAGCAGCTCGTATGGGCAGATGCTTGCCACTCCTGGTAACCGCAAGAGAACCTTCATCACCGTCTTTTTGGGAGTCTTTGATCAGTGGGCTGGCCAGAATGTCGCAGGCTACTACCTCGCCCCGGTGCTCACCACCATTGGCGTTACCACAGTTACAGACCAGACTCTCGTGAACGGATTCCTCCAGATCTGGAACCTCATCTGCGCCTTGACTGGTGCATTCAACGTTGATCGTGTTGGACGTCGACCTCTTTTCTTAGCCGCCACCGCAGGCATGCTCGTCTCTTACATCCTCATCACAGCGCTTTCTGCCACCTTTGCGAAGGGAGGGTCAGCAGCGGTCGGCACCGCAGTTGTCCCATTCCTTTTCCTCATGTACGGCTGCTTCTCTCTAGCTTTCACACCCTTGATGGTGGCATACCCAGTTGAGATCTGGCAATACGACTTGCGTGCTCGTGGTCTTTCTACAATGTGGGTGTCGACTGCGATAGCCGtcttcttcaacatcttcatcaaCCCAATCGCACTCGAGGCAATTGCGTGA
- a CDS encoding Putative dimeric dihydrodiol dehydrogenase protein has protein sequence MSSNEKTSPHVRWGILGTGWISTMFTQDILAPRSDAPAKHTIVALGSSSIDKGNAFVDKVWEKTPDQHRPQVYADYQGVYNDPNVDVVYVGTPHSVHKKNCLDAIAAGKHVLCEKPFTINEKEAQEVVDAARRKGVYVMEAVWTRFFPLFAALKEEILVKKSIGEVERFFIDFGNKMSLDTLPANSRLKDPALGAGALLDIGVYTLTYASIILGEWKVGNEHPEPIKVTSSLDIVNEIDEANVVILDYASTTGGAKKTAICSSTFRYRGAEEFARIEGTDGTIILFGPGVSVPSGFRVFEGSRPGFGEADERRERTFNVEKPDGTFGFFWEADAVAVDIANGRTENAIIPLDETLRMMRLMDGIRREGGLAYPQDKD, from the exons ATGAGTAGCAACGAAAAGACATCGCCCCATGTACGATGGGGGATTCTCG GCACGGGATGGATCTCCACAATGTTTACCCAGGACATATTAGCGCCTAGGTCGGATGCCCCAGCGAAGCATACGATTGTTGCTCTGGGTTCCTCTTCCATTGATAAAGGGAACGCATTCGTCGACAAGGTATGGGAAAAGACGCCTGATCAACATCGACCGCAAGTGTATGCCGACTACCAAGGCGTATACAATGATCCTAACGTCGACGTCGTCTATGTTGGGACGCCACACTCTGTCCACAAGAAGAATTGTCTGGACGCCATTGCGGCGGGAAAGCATGTGCTGTGTGAGAAGCCTTTCACCATCAACGAGAAGGAAGCCCAGGAGGTGGTGGATGCAGCGAGGCGCAAGGGTGTCTATGTGATGGAAG CTGTGTGGACTAGGTTCTTCCCATTGTTCGCTGCTCTGAAAGAGGAGATCCTGGTGAAAAAGTCGATAGGAGAAGTGGAGCGCTTCTTCATCGATTTTGGCAACAAGATGTCCCTGGATACACTGCCCGCCAACTCTCGACTCAAGGATCCTGCGCTTGGCGCCGGTGCTTTACTCGACATTGGTGTATACACTCTGACGTATGCATCCATCATTCTGGGCGAATGGAAGGTCGGAAATGAACACCCAGAGCCAATCAAGGTCACCTCTTCTTTGGACATTGTCAACGAGATAGATGAGGCTAATGTCGTCATACTTGACTACGCTTCCACCACCGGAGGTGCGAAAAAGACGGCAATTTGTTCATCCACCTTTCGATACCGAGGAGCAGAGGAGTTTGCGCGAATCGAAGGCACCGACGGAACTATTATCCTCTTCGGCCCTGGAGTAAGTGTGCCCAGTGGCTTCCGCGTTTTTGAAGGATCACGACCCGGCTTTGGGGAGGCTGATGAGAGACGGGAGCGTACATTCAACGTAGAGAAGCCGGACGGAACTTTTGGCTTCTTCTGGGAGGCCGACGCTGTGGCAGTGGATATTGCAAACGGTCGGACTGAGAATGCTATTATTCCGTTGGACGAGACACTTCGAatgatgaggctgatggaCGGTATTAGACGTGAAGGAGGTTTGGCATATCCGCAAGACAAGGATTAG
- a CDS encoding HET domain-containing protein, translated as MKPRSPGSSRQGSIRSMMKAGPFKLFSRSARVATPTRQSIYHPFNNPHREIRLLEILSRSPTDKVVCKLHTVSLDTKPEFVCLSYVWGDESITEEIIVDGIPIQVTVNLATALKHVEKHWVAMQQDGSRNSDPSNFRLWVDAVCINQADLAERSAQVQLMRELYTSADAVFAWLSSQEKDTAGPIDIFQDAFQVIKSKHESDYGPLPTLDGPGWEKNMVAFTSLFNRNVLLSWISQHLDAFREGDGIEFPPENPWSAVYDLTRLPFWSRVWIQQEMILARRLHFMGPSNAISSGKLQAAIFFLYQMLDAVYQLDEDMRPLVKFRMRGLVMGLGAIFQAFHMRLQAHSTSHHQSVVFQASFNGNLKATRPVDYVYGLLGLSGLGIVPDYTKSVGQVYIEFTQKYLEVVQHLEREQDPGGKRSLKSLSYLGVRAAGIRPEQNMPTWVPAFGADLSGKVRQRPPGDVNRVYGEAIEFWKCPDACVAGDSLWVSVVKAQTVKSVYDKPISAELFANDMEMGSPY; from the exons ATGAAACCAAGATCGCCAGGTAGCAGTCGCCAAGGGTCCATCCGCTCCATGATGAAAGCTGGGCCTTTCAAACTCTTCTCACGGTCCGCAAGAGTCGCGACGCCGACGCGACAATCCATATATCATCCTTTCAATAACCCACACAGGGAGATCCGCCTCCTTGAGATCCTCTCTCGGTCACCGACGGACAAGGTTGTTTGCAAGCTTCATACCGTGTCTCTAGACACAAAGCCCGAATTTGTCTGCCTCTCATATGTCTGGGGCGACGAGTCAATCACCGAAGAGATAATTGTCGATGGCATTCCTATTCAAGTCACAGTCAACCTAGCGACCGCTCTGAAGCACGTCGAGAAGCACTGGGTTGCCATGCAACAAGATGGGAGCAGAAACTCGGACCCTTCCAACTTTCGTCTATGGGTTGATGCCGTGTGCATCAACCAAGCTGATCTAGCGGAACGATCAGCCCAGGTTCAGCTGATGAGGGAATTGTACACCTCGGCGGATGCTGTTTTTGCTTGGTTGTCTTCACAAGAAAAAGACACTGCAGGGCCCATTGACATTTTCCAAGACGCCTTCCAGGTCATCAAATCCAAGCACGAATCTGATTACGGTCCGCTCCCAACCCTCGACGGTCCTGGCTGGGAAAAGAACATGGTGGCTTTCACATCACTTTTCAACCGTAACGTCCTTTTGTCTTGGATCAGTCAGCATTTGGACGCATTTCGGGAGGGCGATGGCATTGAATTTCCACCTGAAAACCCCTGGAGCGCTGTCTATGACCTCACACGTCTTCCATTCTGGTCTCGGGTATGGATCCAGCAAGAGATGATCCTCGCAAGACGACTTCACTTCATGGGTCCTTCAAACGCCATATCCTCGGGCAAACTTCAGGCCgcaatcttcttcttgtaccAGATGCTAGACGCCGTTTACCAACTGGATGAGGATATGCGGCCGTTGGTCAAATTCCGGATGCGCGGCCTTGTAATGGGCCTGGGGGCGATTTTCCAAGCTTTCCACATGCGACTGCAAGCACACAGTACATCGCATCATCAGAGCGTTGTATTTCAGGCTTCCTTCAACGGCAATCTCAAAGCAACTCGGCCAGTCGACTATGTTTATGGTTTGCTGGGCTTGAGCGGTCTTGGCATCGTCCCTGACTACACCAAGTCTGTAGGACAAGTCTATATCGAGTTTACACAGAAATATCTCGAGGTAGTGCAACATTTGGAGAGGGAACAAGATCCGGGTGGCAAGCGTTCCTTAAAGTCCCTGTCGTATCTTGGGGTTCGCGCTGCTGGCATCCGACCCGAGCAGAACATGCCGACCTGGGTACCGGCATTTGGCGCAGACCTGAGCGGCAAAGTGAGGCAGCGTCCGCCCGGGGACGTGAACCGAGTCTATGGCGAGGCTATCGAATTTTGGAAATGTCCTGACGCTTGCGTTGCTGGTGATAGTCTTTGGGTGTCGGTCGTCAAGGCACAGACAGTGAAATCAGTCTATGACAAGCCCATCTCGGCAGAGCTATTCGCAAATGACATGG AGATGGGAAGTCCCTACTAA
- a CDS encoding MFS domain-containing protein, which translates to MRVQDAQSDVRCQTCPDLQPALEAEDEYPDGGKEAWLIVFGSWCAMIPSMGLLNSLAVLQAWLSEHYLRGMPESTTGWIFSGYAFFLFFCGAQIGPIFDSHDIRLLIVPGTIGIIISLIFMSFAQDFYQFFLSFSVLGGISASFLYNPALSVIGHWFMKRRGLATGLACTSGGVGGVWMPLVILYLAPRIGFGWSIRVIALICAVHGLVACVLLRKRLPPNKKAGSTVDFKALKDIKYATMTVGLVLVEFAIFIPISYICSYAIHSNWGFQDAYMLNTLLNVGAVSGRFLPGYIADRFGVVNTMTVIAFACMALVFCLWLPAHGSHAMTMSFTILYGFWSGASVAFAPVCIGQVCKTEDYGKRNGTAYTLCSFGTLIGIPIAGAILGAEDGSYRGLIIFAGLAYVISFAAYVVGRGLLSRWKVFEIC; encoded by the exons ATGCGAGTCCAAGATGCGCAGTCAGATGTTCGCTGCCAGACGTGCCCTGATCTCCAGCCTGCACTCGAGGCAGAAGACGAGTATCCAGACGGTGGAAAAGAAGCATGGCTCATTGTGTTTGGCTCTTGGTGCGCCATGATTCCATCCATGGGCCTCCTGAACTCTCTGGCTGTGCTTCAAGCTTGGTTGAGTGAGCACTATCTTCGTGGGATGCCCGAATCCACCACGGGTTGGATTTTCAGTGGCTACGCATTCTTTTTGTTCTTTTGTGGTGCCCAAATCG GACCCATTTTTGACTCGCACGACATCCGATTGTTGATTGTTCCTGGCACGATAGGAATCATTATTTCGTTGATCTTTATGAGTTTTGCTCAGG ACTTCTACCAGTTCTTTCTCTCCTTCAGCGTCTTAGGGGGCATCTCAGCCTCGTTCCTCTACAACCCCGCTCTATCAGTCATTGGGCATTGGTTCATGAAAAGGCGAGGTCTCGCCACTGGCCTTGCTTGCACTTCTGGGGGAGTAGGTGGCGTCTGGATGCCTCTTGTTATCCTCTACCTCGCGCCTCGCATCGGGTTCGGCTGGTCCATTAGAGTCATTGCTCTTATCTGCGCTGTCCATGGGTTGGTTGCCTGTGTTCTGCTACGCAAGAGGCTGCCACCGAATAAGAAAGCCGGCTCGACTGTCGACTTCAAAGCGCTCAAGGATATCAAATATGCCACCATGACTGTcggtcttgtccttgttgaGTTTGCCATCTTCATTCCCATCTCATATATATGTTCCTATGCCATTCATTCGAACTGGGGTTTCCAAGACGCCTACATGCTCAACACTCTTCTAAATGTCGGTGCAGTCTCGGGTCGATTCTTACCGGGTTACATCGCAGATCGATTCGGAGTCGTCAACACCATGACGGTTATAGCCTTTGCCTGCATGGCTCTGGTATTCTGTCTATGGCTCCCAGCGCATGGGAGTCATGCCATGACCATGTCGTTTACTATTCTTTACGGATTCTGGTCGGGTGCTTCAGTGGCGTTTGCACCGGTGTGCATAGGCCAAGTTTGCAAGACTGAAGATTACGGGAAACGCAATGGCACGGCATATACCCTTTGCAGTTTTGGTACTCTTATTGGTATTCCCATCGCAGGGGCTATCCTGGGAGCTGAAGATGGGTCTTACCGGGGCCTCATTATCTTTGCTGGGCTAGCCTATGTTATCTCTTTTGCGGCCTACGTGGTCGGCCGTGGGCTTCTCAGTAGGTGGAAGGTATTCGAGATTTGCTGA